Proteins from one Staphylococcus saprophyticus subsp. saprophyticus ATCC 15305 = NCTC 7292 genomic window:
- the purM gene encoding phosphoribosylformylglycinamidine cyclo-ligase → MSKAYQQAGVDINAGYEAVERMTSHVQRTMRKEVLGGLGGFGATFDLSQLNMKAPLLVSGTDGVGTKLKLAIDNDKHDTIGIDAVAMCVNDILTTGAEPLYFLDYIATNKVVPEVIEQIVKGVSDGCEETNTALIGGETAEMGEMYHEGEYDLAGFAVGAVEKDDYIDGSSVEPGQAIIGLESSGIHSNGYSLVRKLIQQSGIKLSEPFNQEQTFLDAFLKPTRLYVKPVLAVKSSIKIYAMTHITGGGFYENIPRALPEGITAKIDVTQFPTPAIFDWLQEQGNISTDEMYNIFNMGIGFTLVVDNNQVESTLEILNGQNIKAYKIGETVKGNEPIQLTGV, encoded by the coding sequence ATGTCTAAAGCATATCAACAAGCAGGCGTCGATATTAATGCAGGGTATGAAGCGGTAGAACGAATGACAAGTCATGTCCAAAGAACAATGCGCAAAGAAGTACTTGGTGGATTGGGTGGCTTTGGTGCTACATTTGATTTGTCACAGTTAAATATGAAAGCACCTTTACTTGTATCAGGTACAGATGGTGTAGGTACAAAATTAAAATTAGCCATCGATAACGATAAACATGACACGATTGGTATAGATGCTGTCGCAATGTGTGTCAATGATATTTTAACTACAGGTGCAGAACCACTTTACTTTTTAGATTATATTGCAACTAATAAAGTCGTTCCTGAAGTCATTGAGCAAATTGTCAAAGGGGTAAGTGATGGCTGTGAAGAGACCAATACAGCTTTAATCGGTGGAGAAACAGCTGAAATGGGAGAAATGTATCACGAGGGTGAATATGATTTAGCAGGCTTCGCAGTAGGTGCAGTAGAAAAGGATGACTATATTGATGGCTCATCTGTTGAACCTGGACAAGCAATTATAGGTCTTGAATCTAGTGGCATACATTCCAATGGTTATAGTTTAGTTAGAAAATTAATACAACAATCAGGTATTAAATTAAGTGAACCATTCAATCAAGAACAGACATTTTTAGATGCTTTTTTGAAACCCACACGTTTATATGTAAAACCCGTGTTAGCTGTTAAATCATCTATTAAGATATATGCCATGACCCATATTACAGGGGGCGGTTTTTATGAAAATATACCTAGAGCCTTACCTGAGGGGATAACAGCCAAGATTGATGTCACGCAATTTCCTACGCCAGCTATATTTGATTGGTTACAAGAACAAGGAAACATCTCAACTGATGAAATGTATAACATTTTTAACATGGGTATTGGCTTTACTTTAGTCGTTGATAATAACCAAGTTGAATCAACATTAGAAATACTTAATGGTCAAAATATCAAGGCATATAAAATTGGTGAAACTGTTAAAGGCAACGAACCAATCCAATTAACGGGGGTATAA
- a CDS encoding energy-coupling factor transporter transmembrane component T family protein produces the protein MFDMWKKHHSFIDDVNIITKLGIAVILFFFVIFVHQFDYMFYITCLMLALLLIFNGLQFKITLVFITFTILFSLVSALFMIFYGDGTHLLFKFGFIQITTESLYRGLHLAMRTTTVSFFGILIAFTSQIVLVFYSLMQHLKVKPKVAYAFMAAIRMVPLMFMSFLQLRKSLKIRYQLISAQNYRGIKRVKHLIIPLLSQNIRKAHQLSVAMEKKGFKDGPRTYYYPAPFSYKDILLIIVMGLILISAYYLSLYFPITGIDDVRITSIY, from the coding sequence ATGTTTGATATGTGGAAAAAACACCATTCCTTTATCGATGATGTAAATATCATTACTAAATTAGGGATTGCTGTTATATTATTCTTCTTTGTCATATTTGTTCATCAATTCGATTATATGTTTTATATTACGTGCTTAATGCTTGCTCTATTATTAATATTCAATGGCTTGCAATTTAAAATTACCTTAGTATTTATCACTTTTACGATACTTTTCAGTTTAGTGTCCGCATTATTCATGATTTTTTATGGTGATGGGACGCACTTACTATTCAAATTTGGGTTTATACAAATAACAACTGAAAGTTTGTATCGTGGCTTACATTTAGCGATGCGTACAACAACGGTTTCATTTTTTGGAATCTTAATTGCTTTTACTTCACAAATCGTTCTTGTATTTTATAGTTTAATGCAACATTTAAAAGTAAAACCCAAAGTAGCATATGCCTTTATGGCGGCAATACGCATGGTGCCATTAATGTTTATGTCTTTTTTACAATTAAGAAAATCATTAAAAATACGTTATCAATTAATAAGTGCCCAAAATTATCGAGGTATAAAAAGAGTCAAGCACCTCATCATTCCGTTATTAAGTCAAAACATCAGGAAGGCACATCAGCTTTCAGTAGCAATGGAAAAAAAAGGCTTCAAAGATGGGCCTCGAACATATTATTATCCTGCACCTTTCTCGTATAAAGATATTCTGTTAATTATAGTTATGGGACTCATATTAATAAGTGCCTATTACTTATCACTATATTTCCCAATAACTGGAATCGACGATGTCCGTATAACAAGTATTTATTAA
- a CDS encoding ABC transporter ATP-binding protein: MIATKNLRLKYPNGQKKIFDNLSIQIKDKEKVLLLGPSGSGKSTLLNVLSGIVPNLIDLPLKYDALEVDPSSGVIFQDPDTQFCMPKVYEELAFVLENQQVPREEMDHRIEEALMTVGLNVDKNQYINELSGGMKQKLAIAETILQQATTLFLDEPTAMLDVESTADLWQKIQSLWRDQTVLIVEHKVEHIWQHVDRVVLMNYDGAIIADAPPSQILNYYEALLTEYGVWHPKAWHSAPKALNFSDSDSSHFNFQIQDAVIKRGKQQLINIPKLNVNAGEWISITGSNGSGKTSLLESMMQLIKYEGQMYINHHIYTKIKSAAKSMYLVYQNPELQFITNSVYDEIHIQNKNKFNSTDEAKQQTESLLKTLNLTSVQIQHPYELSMGQKRRLSVAIALSASSDLILLDEPTFGLDSHNTFNLIKLFQQRIKQGQTIIMVTHDPEIIARYPTRRLHLEHHHLIEKTGDTYV; this comes from the coding sequence TTGATAGCTACTAAAAATTTACGCTTGAAATATCCAAATGGTCAAAAAAAAATATTCGACAATTTGTCTATTCAAATAAAAGATAAAGAAAAGGTATTATTATTAGGTCCTTCTGGTTCAGGTAAAAGTACTTTATTAAACGTACTTAGTGGCATTGTGCCAAACTTGATAGATTTGCCGTTAAAATATGATGCATTAGAAGTCGATCCTTCAAGTGGTGTCATATTCCAAGATCCAGATACTCAATTTTGTATGCCTAAAGTTTATGAAGAACTTGCATTTGTACTAGAAAATCAACAAGTTCCTCGGGAAGAAATGGATCATCGTATTGAGGAAGCACTAATGACAGTTGGATTAAACGTGGACAAAAATCAATATATTAATGAATTAAGTGGCGGTATGAAACAAAAACTTGCGATTGCTGAGACAATTTTACAACAAGCAACGACACTATTTTTAGATGAACCTACCGCGATGTTAGATGTAGAGTCAACTGCTGATTTATGGCAAAAAATTCAATCATTGTGGCGAGACCAAACTGTACTTATAGTAGAACACAAAGTCGAACATATATGGCAACATGTCGATCGTGTCGTTTTAATGAATTATGATGGTGCCATCATTGCAGATGCCCCACCTTCTCAAATTTTAAATTATTATGAAGCGCTATTAACTGAATATGGTGTTTGGCATCCAAAAGCTTGGCATTCTGCACCAAAAGCACTAAATTTTTCAGATTCTGATTCATCTCATTTTAATTTCCAAATTCAAGATGCAGTTATTAAACGTGGAAAGCAGCAACTCATTAACATTCCTAAGTTAAATGTCAATGCGGGAGAATGGATATCCATTACCGGGTCCAATGGTTCAGGTAAAACTTCACTGCTCGAATCAATGATGCAATTAATTAAATATGAAGGTCAGATGTACATCAATCATCATATTTACACTAAAATTAAATCTGCAGCAAAATCTATGTATCTTGTGTATCAAAATCCCGAATTACAATTTATAACAAATTCTGTATACGACGAAATTCATATACAAAACAAAAACAAATTTAATTCAACGGATGAAGCTAAACAGCAAACTGAATCATTATTAAAAACGCTTAACTTAACATCAGTACAAATACAACACCCTTATGAATTATCTATGGGACAAAAACGACGCTTAAGTGTTGCCATTGCTTTAAGTGCTTCTTCTGATTTAATTTTACTTGACGAACCTACATTTGGACTTGATAGTCACAATACATTTAACCTAATTAAGCTGTTTCAACAGAGAATTAAACAAGGACAAACCATTATCATGGTTACACATGACCCAGAAATTATTGCACGTTACCCAACTCGAAGACTACATCTCGAACATCACCATTTAATAGAAAAGACAGGTGATACGTATGTTTGA
- a CDS encoding ECF transporter S component, whose translation MSKGLKLSEILVTVLIAVVFAIIYNIWNFVYKAVQVTGLHFEELTYGAWFMAAVVAYLIIPKAGIAVLAEFAAGAGETIVMGRFDIATMVYALLQGLACEIIFAIFRYKSRSAMVAMLAGFLASVATLPLDFAYGYLGEVAGWNLALYIIFRLISGIIVAGLLSYYIVKALDQTGVTKLFRPATQSDYDNL comes from the coding sequence ATGTCAAAAGGTTTAAAACTATCCGAAATACTTGTAACTGTGCTTATCGCAGTTGTTTTCGCTATTATTTATAATATTTGGAATTTTGTCTATAAAGCTGTACAGGTAACTGGACTTCATTTTGAAGAACTCACTTATGGTGCCTGGTTTATGGCAGCAGTCGTAGCTTATCTCATAATTCCAAAAGCCGGTATTGCTGTGCTTGCAGAATTTGCTGCAGGTGCTGGTGAAACAATTGTAATGGGTCGTTTTGATATTGCAACGATGGTCTATGCATTATTACAAGGTTTAGCTTGCGAAATTATATTTGCTATTTTTCGATATAAATCACGTTCAGCAATGGTTGCGATGCTAGCAGGATTTTTAGCTTCAGTTGCAACACTACCTTTAGATTTTGCCTATGGTTATCTAGGAGAAGTCGCGGGTTGGAATCTTGCTTTATACATCATATTTAGATTAATTAGCGGTATTATCGTTGCCGGTCTCTTATCTTATTATATTGTTAAAGCACTTGACCAAACTGGTGTAACAAAATTATTCAGACCAGCAACCCAGAGTGATTATGACAATCTATAA
- the purD gene encoding phosphoribosylamine--glycine ligase, whose protein sequence is MKVLVIGAGGREHVLAFKLKQSPLINEIHVIPGNGAMKNIATVHTDIDEANHEKIVDFAKTQNVSWVIIGPEQPLTEGLTDKLQTENIKVFGPNEAAAQIEGSKLFAKQLMEKYDIPTAAYKETNNKTDALAYIDTCEFPIVLKKDGLAAGKGVIIANNIDEAREGIDILYSEENGTVVFEQFLEGEEFSLMTFVNQDYAVPFDCIAQDHKRAFDNDEGPNTGGMGAYCPVPHIDKGMIERTNKEIAQPIAQAMAKEGYSFFGVLYIGAIITKDGPKVIEFNARFGDPEAQVLLTRMESDLMQHILDLEAKQPIQFKWKKDAVVGVMLASKGYPGTYNKGEVVSGFTLDGRYFVSGLNKVDQHYVTSGGRVILALGEGSDISEAKANAYEAVDQIQSNALFYRSDISDKAIKQK, encoded by the coding sequence ATGAAAGTACTCGTAATTGGTGCAGGTGGTAGAGAGCATGTATTAGCATTTAAATTAAAACAGTCTCCACTTATTAATGAAATTCATGTGATACCAGGCAATGGCGCTATGAAAAATATAGCGACAGTACATACAGATATAGATGAAGCGAATCATGAAAAAATTGTAGATTTTGCTAAGACACAGAATGTTTCATGGGTAATTATTGGACCTGAACAGCCATTAACCGAAGGATTAACCGATAAATTGCAAACAGAAAATATAAAAGTATTTGGTCCAAATGAAGCTGCAGCACAAATTGAAGGTTCAAAATTATTTGCAAAACAACTCATGGAAAAGTATGACATTCCAACTGCAGCTTACAAAGAAACAAATAACAAAACAGATGCATTAGCCTATATTGACACATGTGAATTTCCAATTGTACTGAAAAAAGATGGATTAGCCGCAGGTAAAGGTGTTATTATTGCTAATAATATCGATGAAGCACGTGAAGGAATAGACATTTTATATTCTGAAGAAAATGGCACAGTTGTATTTGAACAATTTCTTGAAGGCGAGGAATTTTCACTTATGACATTTGTTAATCAAGATTATGCTGTGCCATTTGATTGTATTGCGCAAGATCATAAACGTGCGTTTGACAATGATGAAGGTCCTAATACTGGTGGTATGGGAGCATACTGTCCGGTACCTCATATTGATAAGGGTATGATAGAACGTACAAATAAAGAAATTGCTCAGCCAATTGCACAAGCAATGGCGAAAGAGGGCTATTCATTTTTTGGTGTGCTATATATAGGCGCAATTATAACAAAAGATGGTCCTAAGGTGATTGAGTTTAATGCAAGGTTTGGAGATCCAGAAGCGCAAGTGTTGTTGACTCGAATGGAAAGTGATTTGATGCAACACATTTTAGATTTAGAGGCGAAGCAACCGATTCAATTTAAGTGGAAAAAAGATGCGGTTGTAGGGGTTATGCTTGCGTCTAAAGGCTATCCAGGTACTTATAATAAAGGTGAGGTCGTTTCAGGGTTTACATTAGATGGAAGATACTTTGTAAGTGGTTTAAATAAAGTTGATCAACATTACGTAACTTCAGGAGGTCGTGTTATTCTCGCTTTAGGCGAAGGTAGCGACATTAGTGAAGCTAAAGCTAATGCTTATGAAGCGGTTGACCAAATTCAAAGTAATGCATTATTTTATCGTTCTGACATCAGTGACAAAGCGATAAAACAAAAATAG
- the purN gene encoding phosphoribosylglycinamide formyltransferase yields the protein MTKIAIFASGSGSNFESIMSKIKQGELPNIEVTSLYTDQVNAYCIERARKYHLDVHINELKNFDSKADYERKIIEWLTSEKVEWIVLAGYMKLIGENILRAYDKRILNIHPSLLPKYKGKDAIGQALASGDTITGSTVHYVDSGMDTGEIIEQRQCDIYPDDNKSDLEERIKAIEHELYPEVISKIIQ from the coding sequence TTGACCAAAATAGCTATATTTGCTTCTGGTTCTGGAAGTAATTTTGAAAGTATTATGTCTAAAATCAAACAAGGGGAACTACCAAATATTGAAGTAACCTCACTTTATACAGATCAAGTAAATGCATATTGTATTGAACGCGCGCGCAAATATCATTTAGATGTTCATATTAATGAATTGAAAAATTTTGATTCTAAAGCGGATTATGAACGTAAAATTATAGAATGGTTAACGTCTGAAAAAGTAGAGTGGATTGTTCTAGCTGGCTATATGAAATTAATAGGTGAAAATATTTTAAGAGCTTATGATAAACGCATTTTAAATATTCACCCTTCATTATTACCAAAATATAAAGGGAAAGATGCTATAGGACAAGCGCTAGCAAGTGGCGATACAATAACTGGTTCAACAGTACATTATGTTGACAGTGGTATGGATACGGGAGAAATTATTGAACAACGTCAATGTGATATTTATCCGGACGATAATAAATCTGATCTTGAAGAAAGAATTAAAGCAATAGAGCATGAATTATATCCAGAAGTCATATCAAAAATCATTCAATAA
- the purH gene encoding bifunctional phosphoribosylaminoimidazolecarboxamide formyltransferase/IMP cyclohydrolase, which translates to MKKAILSVSNKAGIVTFGQSLIEQNYELYSTGGTMRELANGGLPVKSISELTEFEEIMDGRVKTLHPSVHGGILADRDKPEHLEQLQAQGIDLIDMVVVNLYPFKETVANPNVTEEDAIENIDIGGPTMLRAAAKNFKHVITVVHPADYNEVIDKLKNGTLDEAYRKSLMIKVFEHTNEYDAAIVDYFKDNKESLRYGENPQQSAYFVRTSDAKHTLAGAKQLHGKQLSYNNIKDADAALSLVKQFEQPAAVAVKHMNPCGVGVAETIDEAYKHAFDADNQSIFGGIVALNRTVEKSLAEVLHGIFLEVVIAPKFTQEALEVLGKKKNIRLLEIDMTIDNSEQELVSVSGGYLVQDKDNVKLNREDMTVVTEVEPTEAQWDAMLLGWKVVASVKSNAVILSNAKQTVGIGAGQMNRVGSAQIAIERAIEINDDVAMVSDGFFPMDDTVELAANSGIKAIIQPGGSIKDQESIDMANKHGIAMVTTGVRHFKH; encoded by the coding sequence ATGAAGAAAGCAATATTAAGTGTGTCTAATAAAGCAGGTATTGTAACCTTTGGTCAATCATTAATAGAGCAAAATTATGAATTATATTCAACGGGCGGAACAATGCGTGAATTAGCCAATGGCGGGTTACCTGTGAAGTCGATTTCAGAGTTGACAGAGTTTGAAGAAATTATGGATGGCAGAGTTAAAACATTACATCCATCTGTACACGGCGGTATTTTAGCTGATAGAGATAAACCTGAACATTTAGAACAACTGCAAGCACAAGGTATTGATTTAATAGATATGGTAGTTGTCAATTTATATCCATTTAAAGAAACGGTTGCAAACCCTAATGTGACAGAAGAAGATGCAATTGAAAACATTGATATCGGTGGACCAACGATGCTGCGTGCTGCAGCAAAGAACTTCAAACATGTTATCACCGTTGTACATCCTGCTGATTATAATGAAGTGATTGATAAATTGAAAAATGGCACATTAGATGAAGCTTATCGCAAATCACTTATGATTAAAGTATTTGAACATACAAATGAATATGACGCAGCGATTGTAGACTATTTTAAAGATAATAAGGAAAGTTTACGTTATGGTGAAAATCCACAACAATCAGCTTATTTTGTTAGAACATCTGATGCCAAACATACTTTAGCAGGTGCCAAACAATTACATGGCAAGCAATTAAGCTATAACAATATCAAAGATGCGGATGCAGCGTTATCATTGGTGAAACAATTTGAACAACCTGCTGCTGTTGCTGTTAAGCATATGAATCCATGTGGCGTGGGCGTTGCTGAAACAATTGATGAGGCATATAAACATGCTTTCGATGCAGATAATCAGTCTATTTTTGGTGGTATTGTTGCTTTGAATAGAACTGTAGAAAAATCATTGGCAGAAGTATTGCATGGTATCTTTTTAGAAGTTGTTATTGCACCAAAATTTACACAAGAAGCTCTAGAAGTGTTAGGTAAAAAGAAAAATATTAGGCTTTTAGAGATTGATATGACAATTGATAATAGTGAACAAGAACTTGTCTCTGTATCAGGAGGTTATCTTGTACAAGATAAAGATAATGTCAAATTAAATAGAGAAGACATGACAGTCGTTACAGAAGTTGAGCCAACAGAAGCGCAATGGGATGCTATGCTTCTTGGATGGAAAGTTGTTGCATCAGTTAAAAGTAATGCTGTTATCTTAAGTAATGCAAAACAAACAGTGGGTATTGGTGCAGGTCAAATGAATAGAGTAGGTTCTGCTCAAATTGCAATTGAAAGAGCGATTGAAATAAACGATGACGTTGCTATGGTTTCAGATGGTTTCTTCCCTATGGATGACACGGTAGAATTAGCTGCAAATTCTGGTATTAAAGCAATTATTCAACCAGGTGGTTCTATCAAAGATCAAGAATCTATTGATATGGCAAATAAACATGGTATTGCAATGGTTACAACAGGCGTAAGACATTTTAAACATTAA
- the purF gene encoding amidophosphoribosyltransferase, with product MYDSNGLNEECGVFGIWNHPESAQLTYMGLHSLQHRGQEGAGIVCSNGEVLKGERGLGLLTDAISDTQMESFKTYQHAIGHVRYATSGNKGIENIQPFLYHFYDMSVAVCHNGNLINAQSLKKSLEHQGSIFHSSSDTEVIMHLIRRSKAPTFEDAFQESLRKIKGGFTFAVLTKDALYGAVDPNAIRPLAVGKMKNGSYIIASETCAIDVLGAEFVRDIHAGEYVVINDDGIRVESYTRHTTTAISAMEYIYFARPDSTIAGKNVHAVRKQSGKQLAKESPASNADMVIGVPNSSLSAASGYAEESRLPYEMGLVKNQYVARTFIQPTQELREQGVRVKLSAVKDIVYDKNIVLVDDSIVRGTTSKRIVQMLKDAGAKEVHVRIASPEFMFPSFYGIDVSTTAELISSNKSPEEISDYIGADSLAYLTVEGLIDSIGLDCDAPYSGLCVESFTGDYPAGLYDYEQDYVAHLSERQKAYLANHQQYFDREGNLNV from the coding sequence ATGTATGACAGCAACGGATTAAATGAAGAATGTGGCGTGTTTGGCATATGGAATCATCCGGAATCTGCTCAATTAACCTATATGGGACTACACAGTTTGCAACATCGTGGTCAAGAAGGTGCTGGAATCGTTTGTTCAAATGGTGAAGTGCTTAAAGGTGAACGTGGTTTAGGTTTATTGACAGATGCGATATCAGATACACAAATGGAATCATTTAAAACATATCAACATGCAATTGGGCATGTGAGATACGCAACATCCGGGAATAAAGGTATAGAGAATATTCAACCGTTTTTATATCATTTTTATGATATGAGTGTTGCAGTTTGTCATAATGGTAATCTTATCAATGCGCAAAGTCTAAAAAAATCTTTAGAACATCAAGGCTCTATTTTTCACTCTTCTTCAGATACTGAAGTTATCATGCACTTGATACGCAGAAGTAAAGCACCTACATTTGAAGATGCTTTTCAAGAAAGTTTAAGAAAAATAAAAGGCGGATTTACTTTTGCGGTACTAACTAAAGACGCTTTATATGGTGCAGTTGACCCTAATGCGATTCGACCATTAGCTGTTGGTAAAATGAAAAATGGTTCATATATTATTGCCAGTGAAACATGTGCAATCGATGTCCTAGGTGCTGAATTTGTAAGAGATATTCATGCTGGAGAATATGTAGTCATCAATGATGATGGGATCAGAGTCGAATCTTATACGCGTCATACAACGACGGCTATTTCAGCTATGGAGTATATTTACTTTGCTAGACCTGATTCAACCATTGCCGGTAAAAATGTTCATGCTGTTAGAAAACAGTCTGGTAAGCAATTAGCGAAAGAAAGTCCAGCATCAAATGCGGACATGGTTATTGGTGTACCTAATTCTTCACTTTCAGCAGCATCTGGTTATGCCGAAGAGAGTAGACTGCCGTATGAAATGGGTCTTGTTAAAAATCAATATGTTGCAAGAACATTTATTCAACCGACACAAGAATTACGTGAACAAGGCGTCCGCGTAAAATTATCTGCTGTAAAAGATATTGTCTATGATAAAAATATTGTCTTAGTAGATGATTCGATTGTCAGAGGTACTACGAGTAAACGTATAGTACAAATGTTGAAAGACGCAGGCGCTAAGGAAGTTCATGTACGCATTGCTTCTCCTGAGTTTATGTTTCCAAGTTTTTATGGCATAGATGTTTCAACAACGGCAGAGCTTATTTCATCAAATAAATCGCCCGAGGAGATTAGTGATTATATTGGAGCAGATTCACTGGCTTATTTAACAGTCGAAGGTCTAATTGATTCTATTGGACTTGATTGCGATGCGCCTTATAGTGGACTTTGTGTTGAAAGTTTCACAGGTGATTATCCTGCAGGTTTATATGATTATGAGCAAGATTATGTAGCGCATTTAAGTGAACGTCAAAAAGCGTACTTAGCAAATCATCAACAATACTTTGATAGAGAGGGTAATTTAAATGTCTAA